The genome window ATACGCATTATCCACATATAGACTAGTTAACTCCGTAGCATATGGCTATTTTCACTACTAGTTATTGTTGATTATTGTACAAAATAACTATTATTATGGGTTAATTAGGGTATAAATGCCATAGAGTATTAAGCGGCATTCCAAGTGGATTAGGAATTGGAAAAAACATAGAGCTCCGTCAGGGCCAGTAATTAGCGTTTCTCGCTACACATAATAAATAAACACTGGTGAATTTTTTAATTAATAACTGGTATTAAATTGGGAATAATATGAGTCAAACTTATGATGCGCTCACCCATGTATATATTCATACAGGCAACGTTAATGCCGCATTAAGCATGAGCATTTACGGTATATATCTACATGCAGCCTTCCTATCCTTAACGCTGGGGCCGCCGCTTGCAATATCCGCATGGTTGATCCAATGGAAAAGAACAAAAGATGCCGTTTTCCTTAAATACGCTAAAACAGCGACTACAGTGCTTGCCATAAATTTCTCCCTTGGCGTGGTAACTGGAACCCTGGTTGAGTTTGGATTGCTCGATATATGGCCGACCAGCATGGTAAAATGAATGGCAAACCTTGCCCTTTAGGGCGGGGGTAAAGCTTAAAAAGAAGGACTATTTCCCTTTAACGTCCTCTCCCGGTCAATTCTTGGAGAATGGGGGGCGGGAGCCGACTTCTCCCGCAATACCGGGAGGAGGACCCGCGACGCGAATGTGGGGCACCGAGTAGCGCCCGTAATGGGGCGTAACCCCCTAGACCTCGGGGAGCCCTCGCCCTCAAGGCGGGGAGGAGGTCAGATGGGCAGGTACCCCTATATATTTGTGGAGGGCATGAGCGGAGTGAGCGCTGCGAGTATGATTGATGAATTAATCAATATCCCATTGGCGGCGATCTATACTATGCTTTTCTCGGCCATTTTCTTTGCTGCGGTATTTAGTTTAGCGTTTTACTACGCGGTGTTGCGGAGATTCATTCCGGAAATTGAGGATTAATCTATAAATCTGCTCTTTAATCAGTTATTTAAATAATTATAATAAAAATTTGTTAGTATCCACAATTTTTATATATGGGATATTATAATAATTAATTATATGATGAGCGAAAAAACCGGAGGCATGACTCCCCCCAAAATAGCAATAATGGTGCTGGCCCTAGCCGTTATTGCGGCAATTATGGTGGCGGCACAGGAATATGAAATCGCCAACACATATGGCAAAACCATTGAAGCGCTTGAACTAAATGGATTAGTCGTTAAATCAGTAAACGGCACTGAGCTCTCGCTAAGTACTGCCCTCGCGTTAATCAAGACTCCCCGCATAGGAATAGTGACCCCCATGGCTATGGAGGAGGCGCCGATATTGGCGGCTATGAAGGTTCAAGCGGTGGCCTACATAGATGGCTACGCCTTCTACTTGGGATCAATAAATGGTCGGCCCGTGGTTCTGGTTAGGAGCGGCGAGAAGGAGTATGCAGCTGAATTAGCTACTTACTTAATGGATACTCACTTCCATGTGGTAGCAGCAATACTCAGCGGAACAGCTGGATCAAGAAATCCAAATGTGAGGGTGGGTGATGTAGTTGTTGGGGCATTCGTGGTAGATAAATCATCCATTCATTACCATAATAGGGGATTCCAAAGCGATTATACCGGCGTCGAAATGGTGCTGAATAATTTCTCATTGATAAGCAAGTCGCTAATAACTACATACGGCGAAGAGGGACCAATGCCTCAAAATGCCTCCACGTATGGATACGGCCCCGGCACGCCAAGCCCTAACTATGCTTACATTGCCGTGCTGCCCGCCTCGCTGGGCCTAGTGCAGACAGCGGAGGCGGCGGCCAATATGCTCGGCAATACATC of Thermocladium sp. ECH_B contains these proteins:
- a CDS encoding nucleoside phosphorylase; translated protein: MMSEKTGGMTPPKIAIMVLALAVIAAIMVAAQEYEIANTYGKTIEALELNGLVVKSVNGTELSLSTALALIKTPRIGIVTPMAMEEAPILAAMKVQAVAYIDGYAFYLGSINGRPVVLVRSGEKEYAAELATYLMDTHFHVVAAILSGTAGSRNPNVRVGDVVVGAFVVDKSSIHYHNRGFQSDYTGVEMVLNNFSLISKSLITTYGEEGPMPQNASTYGYGPGTPSPNYAYIAVLPASLGLVQTAEAAANMLGNTSLIDATGLNVTGSIPARLIVGVIGSANQWTEPLSWMEAQNALYETDAGENEGFGFAYANAQLGVPWVIIRGISDTPWYPSTYHGVLAADRAALVVIYVITHFTELNLYNTTSFSDLSPLSNAAMHGYIVANRAYYNVTPVTEIQYTAINGSQVTINGSRASIPIPRE